TATTCCATTACGTCGTCGATCTAATATACGGTCTCTTGCAAATTTGTTAAATGTTTCTAAATCTACTATGCATAGAAGAATCAAGGAAGGTGCACTTCGACCACACACAAATGCCATCAAACCAACTCTTACTCATGAGAATAAGAGGGCAAGATTAGAATTTTGTTTATCTAAAATTAGCCGGTCATTATCAAGTAATATTCCCACATTTCATGATATGTTTAATGTTATCCACATTGATGAAAAATGGTTTTACATGTCAAAACCATCAAGACGTTACTACCTTGTTCCCGGCGAGGATGAACCATTAAGAACGTGTCAAAGCAAAAAATTTATCACAAAGGTTATGTTTCTAGCGGCTGTGGCAAGGCCAAGATTTGATGCATCCGGTAATGAAGTTTTTTCGGGAAAAATTGGTATCTACCCGTTTACAAGATTAGAACCCGCTAAACGTTCAAGTAAAAACCGTGTAGCGGGAACGTTGGAGACAAAGCCTATTTTATCCGTGACTAAAGAAGTAACAAGGTCATGGTTGATAGAAAAAGTTTTGCCGGATATTAGAGCTAAATGGCCTCGAAGTCATGTCGGTCCCATATTTATCCAACAAGACAATGCCAAGCCCCATATTGATGTCAATGATAACGAGTTTCTTGAAGCGGCATCTCAAG
The genomic region above belongs to Lactuca sativa cultivar Salinas chromosome 4, Lsat_Salinas_v11, whole genome shotgun sequence and contains:
- the LOC111883545 gene encoding uncharacterized protein LOC111883545 gives rise to the protein MDHMDITHTKKNTTVEQRHAIYEALLQASFSGELQRGAISDVASQFSVSNRTVSRIWHQAKFQINHGLPVVLSSNMAKVVGRKRVQVDFNQVLDIPLRRRSNIRSLANLLNVSKSTMHRRIKEGALRPHTNAIKPTLTHENKRARLEFCLSKISRSLSSNIPTFHDMFNVIHIDEKWFYMSKPSRRYYLVPGEDEPLRTCQSKKFITKVMFLAAVARPRFDASGNEVFSGKIGIYPFTRLEPAKRSSKNRVAGTLETKPILSVTKEVTRSWLIEKVLPDIRAKWPRSHVGPIFIQQDNAKPHIDVNDNEFLEAASQDGFDIRLNFQPSNSPDLNVLDLGFFRAIQSLQEQEALGTIDELVHAVQTAFEKMQSQQLNNVFLTLQTCMREIIKVQGGNNYQIPHIGKNRLEREGNLPLRIGCDENLINEALLHLAS